From Candidatus Atelocyanobacterium thalassa isolate ALOHA, a single genomic window includes:
- the carB gene encoding carbamoyl-phosphate synthase large subunit — protein sequence MPRRDDLKKIMILGAGPIVIGQACEFDYSGTQACKALREEGYEVILVNSNPASIMTDPEMSDRTYIEPLVPDIVEKIIAKERPDALLATMGGQTALNIAVSLAKSGVLEKYNVELIGARLSAIEKAEDRELFKKAMDSIGVPVCPSGIANTLKEAREIAINIGSYPLIIRPAFTLGGTGGGIAYHQEEFEDIVQTGLDASPMSQILVEQSLLGWKEYELEVMRDLADNVVIICSIENFDPMGVHTGDSITVAPAQTLTDKEYQKLRDYSKSIIREIGVETGGANIQFSVNPANGDTIVIEMNPRVSRSSALASKATGFPIAKFAAKLAVGYTLNEISNDITRKTPASFEPTLDYVVTKIPRFAFEKFPGSQAILTTQMKSVGEVMAIGRTFQESFQKALRSLETGFNGFTCDQKSTLPSPSEVRSELQISSPDRIYTIYKALKLDITIEEIHNLTAIDIWFLDKLKDIFDTEKYLRQIILKNIDKEKMRVIKQKGFSDCQIASITNHTEDEVRKYRKSLGVIPVYKVVDTCAAEFEAFTPYYYSTYELEDTEVLFTKKPKIMILGGGPNRIGQGIEFDYCCCHASFALSQDGYETIMVNSNPETVSTDYDTSDRLYFEPLTREDILNIIEVENPEGVIIQFGGQTPLKLAVPLQEYFDNPSSCVQTKIWGTPPDSIDLAEDRERFEKILCDLQIKKPPGGIARSFEQSLSIASNIGYPVVVRPSYVLGGRAMRIVYSDKELKHYMDYAIQVEPDHPILIDKFLEDAVEVDVDALCDKTGMVVIGGIMEHIEQAGVHSGDSACSIPFTTLSEKVLDIIRKWTSQLANSLQVIGLINIQYAVQQEEVYILEANPRASRTVPYVSKATGRPLAKIASLVISGKTLSELGVHKELIPRYVAVKEAVLPFQKFPGTDTLLGPEMRSTGEVMGIDYDFGKAFAKAAIASGINLPINGTVFISTSDRDKILTVPIAKDLEKLGFKIVATSGTQKVLENNGIIGVETILKLHEGRPHVIDWIKNKKIQFIINTPNGEESQVDAQKIRRTALDYQLPVITTIAGAKATVTAIRSLQNQPLNVQALQDYIC from the coding sequence ATGCCACGTCGGGATGACTTGAAAAAAATTATGATTTTAGGAGCAGGCCCTATTGTAATCGGCCAAGCTTGTGAATTCGACTATTCTGGTACTCAAGCTTGTAAAGCCTTAAGAGAAGAAGGTTATGAAGTTATATTAGTCAACTCTAATCCAGCTTCAATTATGACTGATCCTGAAATGTCTGACCGAACCTATATTGAGCCCCTTGTTCCCGATATAGTCGAAAAAATTATTGCTAAAGAGCGCCCAGATGCATTACTAGCAACGATGGGAGGGCAGACTGCACTTAATATTGCTGTATCTTTAGCTAAAAGTGGAGTTTTGGAAAAATATAATGTTGAATTAATTGGTGCAAGACTATCGGCTATCGAAAAAGCAGAAGATAGAGAATTATTTAAAAAAGCAATGGATAGCATAGGAGTTCCTGTATGTCCTTCTGGTATTGCTAATACTTTAAAAGAAGCTCGAGAGATCGCAATTAATATCGGTTCTTATCCCTTAATTATACGTCCTGCTTTTACCTTAGGAGGTACAGGCGGAGGTATTGCCTATCACCAGGAAGAGTTTGAAGATATTGTACAAACTGGTTTGGATGCATCTCCAATGTCTCAGATATTAGTAGAACAGTCATTATTGGGATGGAAAGAATATGAGCTAGAAGTAATGAGAGACTTAGCAGATAACGTTGTTATCATTTGCTCTATTGAAAACTTCGATCCAATGGGAGTACATACAGGAGATTCAATCACAGTTGCACCAGCTCAAACTCTAACAGATAAAGAATATCAAAAATTGAGAGATTATTCTAAATCAATAATTAGAGAGATTGGGGTGGAAACTGGAGGTGCCAATATTCAGTTTTCCGTCAATCCTGCAAATGGCGATACTATTGTTATTGAAATGAATCCTCGTGTTTCTCGTTCCTCTGCATTAGCTTCTAAAGCCACAGGATTTCCTATAGCTAAATTCGCTGCTAAGCTTGCTGTAGGTTATACTCTTAATGAAATTAGCAATGATATAACTAGAAAAACCCCAGCCTCATTTGAGCCTACTTTAGACTATGTAGTAACCAAAATACCACGGTTTGCTTTTGAAAAATTTCCTGGTTCTCAAGCAATTTTAACTACTCAAATGAAATCAGTAGGAGAAGTTATGGCTATTGGCCGTACTTTTCAAGAATCTTTTCAAAAAGCTTTAAGATCTTTGGAGACGGGATTTAATGGCTTTACTTGTGATCAAAAATCAACCTTACCTTCTCCGTCTGAGGTACGTTCTGAATTACAAATCTCTAGTCCTGATAGAATTTACACAATTTATAAAGCTTTAAAATTAGATATAACAATAGAAGAAATCCATAATTTAACCGCTATTGATATTTGGTTTTTAGATAAGCTAAAAGATATTTTTGATACTGAAAAATATCTTAGACAAATTATTCTCAAAAATATAGATAAAGAGAAAATGAGAGTAATTAAGCAAAAAGGTTTTAGTGATTGCCAAATAGCTAGTATTACTAATCATACAGAAGATGAAGTTAGGAAATATCGTAAAAGTCTAGGTGTAATTCCAGTCTATAAAGTTGTAGATACATGTGCTGCTGAATTTGAAGCATTTACTCCTTATTATTATTCTACTTATGAATTAGAAGACACAGAAGTCTTGTTTACTAAAAAGCCTAAGATAATGATTTTGGGTGGAGGACCAAATCGCATAGGACAAGGAATAGAATTTGATTACTGTTGTTGCCATGCCTCTTTTGCTCTTTCTCAGGATGGTTATGAAACTATAATGGTTAATTCTAATCCAGAAACTGTCTCCACAGATTATGATACAAGTGACCGTTTATATTTTGAACCTTTAACAAGAGAAGATATTTTAAACATAATTGAAGTAGAAAATCCTGAAGGAGTTATTATTCAATTTGGAGGGCAGACTCCATTAAAACTTGCAGTACCTTTGCAAGAATACTTCGACAATCCAAGTTCTTGTGTCCAGACAAAAATTTGGGGAACTCCTCCTGATTCTATTGATTTAGCAGAAGATAGAGAACGCTTTGAAAAAATATTATGCGATCTTCAAATTAAAAAGCCTCCTGGTGGGATTGCTCGTAGCTTTGAACAATCTTTAAGTATTGCCTCTAATATTGGATATCCTGTAGTAGTTCGCCCCTCTTATGTCTTAGGGGGAAGAGCTATGCGAATTGTTTATTCTGATAAAGAATTAAAACATTACATGGACTACGCAATACAAGTAGAGCCTGACCATCCGATTTTAATTGATAAATTTTTAGAAGATGCTGTCGAGGTTGATGTTGATGCCTTATGTGACAAAACTGGCATGGTTGTTATTGGAGGAATAATGGAGCACATTGAACAAGCAGGTGTACATTCTGGAGATTCAGCTTGTTCAATTCCTTTTACAACACTTTCTGAAAAGGTTCTGGATATTATTCGTAAATGGACATCTCAATTAGCTAATAGTCTACAAGTTATTGGATTAATTAATATTCAATATGCAGTACAGCAAGAAGAAGTCTATATTTTAGAAGCTAATCCACGCGCATCTCGTACTGTTCCTTATGTATCTAAAGCTACAGGAAGACCTCTTGCAAAAATTGCTTCTCTAGTTATTTCAGGGAAAACCTTATCTGAACTAGGCGTACATAAAGAACTTATTCCCCGCTACGTTGCTGTTAAAGAAGCCGTTTTACCCTTTCAAAAATTTCCTGGTACAGATACTTTATTAGGACCAGAAATGCGCTCTACCGGTGAAGTTATGGGGATAGATTATGATTTTGGTAAAGCATTTGCCAAAGCAGCAATTGCTTCTGGTATCAATTTGCCTATTAATGGGACTGTTTTTATTTCTACTAGTGATAGAGATAAAATTTTAACTGTTCCAATCGCTAAAGATTTAGAAAAGTTAGGGTTCAAAATAGTTGCAACATCAGGTACGCAGAAAGTCTTAGAAAACAATGGAATCATAGGAGTGGAAACTATTCTTAAGCTTCACGAAGGTCGTCCGCATGTTATAGACTGGATTAAAAATAAGAAAATTCAATTTATTATAAATACTCCGAATGGGGAAGAGTCACAAGTGGATGCACAAAAAATCAGGAGAACGGCCTTAGACTATCAGTTACCAGTTATTACGACAATAGCTGGTGCAAAGGCTACAGTTACTGCTATTCGTTCCTTACAAAATCAACCTTTAAATGTTCAAGCATTGCAAGACTATATCTGCTAA
- the der gene encoding ribosome biogenesis GTPase Der, protein MTLPIVAVIGRPNVGKSTLVNRLAKNRQAIVHDEPGITRDRVYRQAFWRTHDFLVVDTGGLVFNDNTEFLPLIREQAMTALSEASVAVFVVDGQLGPTTGDYEIGNWLRQQKVPVLLAVNKCESPEHGLIQAAQFWELGLGEPYPISGIHGNGTGEFLDKLILHLPSSNKMFDPEEINVSIVGRPNVGKSSLLNAFLGEKRAIVSPIAGTTRDVIDTIVERKGKVYRLVDTAGIRRKKNVEYGAEFFSINRAFKAIRRADVVLLVIDAIDGVTEQDIKLADRIIDEGRSAIIVVNKWDAVEKDAYTIYSYKKNVMNRLYFMEWANLIFISAKSGQRIEKIFPLVDIAVKEHRRRINTSIINEVLEEAIRWHSPPTTRQGKQGKIYYGTQVSNQPPTIVLFVNDPKRFNDNYRRYIEGQFRQQIGFSGTPIRLLWKGKKIRDVESKLDHIVKI, encoded by the coding sequence ATGACACTACCCATTGTTGCAGTTATTGGACGTCCTAATGTAGGCAAATCAACATTAGTTAATCGTTTAGCAAAGAATAGACAAGCAATTGTTCATGATGAGCCAGGAATTACTCGTGATCGCGTTTATAGACAAGCTTTTTGGCGTACTCATGATTTTCTCGTTGTGGACACAGGGGGATTAGTATTCAATGATAATACTGAATTCCTTCCTTTAATTAGAGAGCAAGCCATGACAGCATTAAGTGAAGCTAGTGTAGCTGTCTTTGTAGTAGATGGACAATTGGGACCTACTACAGGAGATTATGAGATAGGAAACTGGCTAAGACAGCAAAAAGTTCCAGTATTACTTGCGGTTAACAAATGTGAGTCTCCTGAGCATGGCTTAATACAAGCGGCACAGTTTTGGGAGCTAGGCTTGGGAGAACCTTATCCAATTTCAGGGATTCATGGTAATGGAACAGGAGAATTTTTAGATAAGTTAATTTTACATCTACCATCCTCCAATAAAATGTTTGATCCTGAAGAAATAAATGTTTCTATTGTTGGACGTCCTAATGTAGGTAAGTCAAGTCTTCTGAATGCATTTTTAGGGGAAAAAAGAGCTATTGTTAGTCCTATTGCTGGAACCACAAGAGATGTAATTGATACAATTGTAGAACGAAAAGGTAAAGTTTATCGCTTAGTTGATACGGCAGGAATTCGTCGTAAAAAAAATGTTGAATATGGAGCTGAATTTTTCAGTATTAACCGTGCTTTCAAGGCAATTCGAAGAGCGGATGTAGTTTTATTAGTTATTGATGCTATTGATGGAGTAACAGAACAAGATATTAAACTAGCAGATCGTATTATTGACGAGGGGCGGTCAGCAATAATTGTTGTTAATAAGTGGGATGCTGTAGAGAAAGATGCTTACACTATTTATTCATATAAAAAGAATGTAATGAATCGGCTATATTTTATGGAATGGGCAAACCTCATTTTTATTAGCGCAAAATCAGGACAGCGTATTGAAAAAATTTTTCCCCTGGTAGATATAGCCGTAAAAGAGCACCGACGTCGTATTAATACTTCTATAATTAATGAAGTTTTAGAAGAAGCTATAAGATGGCATTCTCCTCCTACAACAAGGCAAGGGAAACAAGGGAAAATTTATTATGGAACTCAAGTATCTAATCAACCTCCAACTATTGTTTTATTCGTTAACGACCCAAAAAGATTTAATGATAATTATCGCAGATATATAGAAGGTCAGTTTCGCCAACAAATTGGCTTTTCTGGGACCCCTATACGTTTGCTCTGGAAAGGTAAAAAGATACGAGATGTTGAATCAAAATTAGACCATATAGTCAAAATTTGA
- the bchB gene encoding ferredoxin:protochlorophyllide reductase (ATP-dependent) subunit B, translating into MKLAYWMYAGPAHIGTLRIASSFRNVHAIMHAPLGDDYFNVMRSMLERERNFTPVTASIVDRNVLARGSQDKVINNIIRKDKEENPDLIVLTPTCTSSILQEDLANFVERAQMDTEGDVILADVNHYRYNELQAADRTLHQIVKFYLDKANKKCELPNEKTKNPSVNIIGISTLGFHAKHDCTELQKLMKDLGITVNMIIPEKASVHDLKNLTKAWFNLVPYRELGLSVAKYLESEFNIPYIDITPIGVVETAKCIRKIQQVINEQGKNVNFEDYINKQTLYVSEAAWFSRSIDCQNLTGKKAVVFGDNTHAAAMTKILAREMGIDVVLAGTYCKYDAEWFKEQVSEYCGEVLISDNNGEIANTIARLEPSAIFGTQMERHVGKRLNIPCGVIASPIHIQNFPIGYKPFCGYEGTNQITDLIYNSFTLGMEDHLLEIFGGHDTKETITKGISANSDLNWNKEAQTELNKIPGFVRGKVKRNTEKFARERNLSEVTIEVMYAAKETIGN; encoded by the coding sequence ATGAAACTTGCTTATTGGATGTATGCTGGACCAGCTCATATTGGCACCCTCCGCATTGCTAGTTCTTTTCGTAACGTGCATGCAATTATGCATGCACCTCTTGGTGATGACTATTTTAACGTTATGAGATCTATGCTGGAAAGGGAAAGAAACTTTACCCCTGTAACTGCAAGCATAGTAGATCGAAATGTTTTAGCTCGTGGTTCTCAAGATAAAGTTATTAATAATATTATCAGGAAAGATAAAGAGGAAAATCCAGACCTTATTGTTTTAACGCCTACATGCACTTCAAGTATTTTACAAGAAGACTTGGCTAACTTTGTAGAGCGTGCACAAATGGATACAGAAGGAGATGTTATCCTAGCTGATGTCAATCATTATCGTTACAACGAGTTACAAGCAGCTGATAGAACTTTGCATCAAATTGTAAAATTTTATCTAGATAAAGCAAATAAAAAATGTGAATTACCAAACGAAAAAACAAAAAATCCTTCTGTTAACATAATAGGTATATCTACTCTTGGTTTTCATGCTAAACATGACTGTACTGAATTACAGAAGTTAATGAAAGATTTAGGAATTACTGTAAATATGATAATTCCTGAGAAAGCATCAGTTCATGATCTGAAAAATTTAACCAAAGCATGGTTTAATCTAGTCCCTTATAGAGAATTGGGATTAAGTGTTGCTAAATATTTAGAGTCTGAATTTAATATTCCTTATATTGACATAACTCCTATAGGCGTCGTTGAGACTGCAAAATGCATTCGTAAAATCCAACAAGTAATTAATGAACAAGGTAAAAATGTAAATTTTGAAGATTATATTAATAAACAAACTTTATACGTTTCTGAAGCAGCATGGTTTTCCAGATCGATTGATTGTCAGAATTTAACAGGCAAAAAAGCAGTAGTTTTTGGTGATAATACTCATGCTGCAGCTATGACAAAAATTTTAGCCAGGGAAATGGGAATTGATGTTGTTTTAGCTGGAACCTATTGTAAATATGATGCTGAATGGTTCAAGGAACAGGTTAGTGAATATTGCGGCGAAGTATTAATTAGTGATAACAATGGTGAAATTGCTAATACAATAGCACGTTTAGAACCTTCTGCGATTTTTGGCACACAGATGGAACGTCATGTTGGCAAAAGGTTGAATATTCCATGTGGAGTAATTGCATCACCAATTCATATACAGAACTTTCCTATAGGATATAAGCCTTTTTGTGGATATGAAGGGACAAATCAAATTACTGATTTAATTTATAATTCTTTTACGTTAGGAATGGAGGATCATTTACTTGAAATTTTTGGAGGACATGACACCAAAGAAACTATCACTAAAGGAATATCTGCTAATTCTGATTTAAATTGGAATAAAGAAGCTCAAACAGAATTAAATAAAATTCCTGGTTTTGTACGTGGTAAAGTGAAGCGTAACACGGAGAAATTTGCTCGTGAACGTAACCTATCTGAAGTTACAATTGAAGTAATGTACGCAGCAAAAGAAACAATCGGAAATTAG
- a CDS encoding DUF4330 domain-containing protein, whose product MELLDSKGRFLGRLSILDVGATLIIILAIASIFIVPNKSGTSTIAQVARNPIEVDVIVRGLGVGDPDLLINQFKETKITNIVIRHQPAGEFEIKKVTPLPRTIAVPQPDGSVKALPDPRPEIIFFQDMILTLKGNAQLTDTGVVVGKQKIKIGTKIELEGKNYNFNTSTIAVRILK is encoded by the coding sequence ATGGAACTATTAGATTCTAAAGGACGTTTTCTAGGAAGACTTAGCATTCTAGATGTGGGAGCTACATTAATTATTATTTTAGCTATTGCTAGTATTTTTATTGTTCCGAATAAGTCTGGAACAAGTACTATTGCTCAGGTTGCTAGAAATCCAATTGAAGTTGATGTTATTGTAAGAGGCTTAGGAGTAGGAGATCCAGATTTACTTATTAACCAATTTAAAGAAACTAAAATAACAAATATTGTAATTCGTCATCAACCTGCCGGAGAATTTGAAATTAAAAAAGTTACTCCACTTCCTAGAACCATAGCAGTTCCTCAACCTGATGGTTCTGTTAAAGCTCTTCCTGATCCAAGACCAGAAATTATATTTTTCCAAGATATGATTTTAACACTCAAAGGAAATGCGCAGCTAACAGACACAGGAGTAGTTGTTGGAAAACAAAAAATTAAAATTGGAACTAAAATCGAATTAGAAGGGAAAAATTATAATTTTAATACGAGTACTATCGCAGTAAGAATTTTAAAATAG
- a CDS encoding serine hydrolase, which translates to MTFFKSDSILESLGNQVLEKTLAKFATLNAEQCAITWIVYRKTKIIEDKKSIFPQEFSKHLIHGFNHRGTESMYPASIVKLFYLVAIHQWLEVGKVSLSSELSRAVNDMVVQSSNDATSLVMDSLTDTNSGPELVNNNFSAWKYKRNIINIYFKTLGWQEFKPININQKTWSDGPYGREKKFLGEMKKSRNVLTTNAVARLFHNIVSGTAVSLERSMQMMSLLKRAVDDIHYNSSTENQVTGFLGEGLPKNAELWSKAGWTSQVRHDAAYIKVPGLPPFLFIMFIEGEENSKNKKIFPFVSELIVEKLYLNKEYFYYWDNEN; encoded by the coding sequence ATGACTTTTTTTAAATCAGATAGTATTTTAGAATCATTAGGCAATCAAGTTTTAGAAAAAACATTGGCAAAATTTGCTACACTCAATGCAGAACAATGTGCAATTACTTGGATTGTTTATAGAAAAACAAAAATCATTGAAGATAAGAAATCAATTTTTCCACAAGAATTTTCAAAACATTTAATACATGGATTCAATCATCGTGGTACTGAATCTATGTACCCAGCCAGTATTGTTAAATTATTCTATTTAGTTGCTATTCATCAATGGCTAGAGGTGGGAAAAGTAAGTCTTTCATCTGAGTTAAGTCGTGCTGTAAATGATATGGTAGTTCAATCTAGCAATGATGCGACCAGCTTAGTGATGGATAGTCTAACAGATACGAACAGTGGTCCAGAGTTAGTAAATAATAATTTTTCAGCCTGGAAGTATAAACGAAACATTATTAATATTTATTTTAAAACGTTAGGATGGCAAGAGTTTAAACCAATTAATATTAATCAAAAAACCTGGTCTGATGGACCTTATGGAAGAGAGAAAAAATTCCTTGGGGAAATGAAAAAAAGTCGAAATGTTTTAACTACTAATGCAGTTGCAAGATTGTTTCATAATATTGTATCTGGTACAGCTGTCTCTTTAGAACGTTCCATGCAAATGATGAGTTTACTAAAAAGAGCAGTTGATGACATTCATTATAATAGTTCAACAGAAAATCAAGTTACAGGATTCCTTGGGGAAGGTCTTCCTAAAAATGCTGAATTATGGTCAAAAGCAGGATGGACTAGCCAGGTTCGCCATGATGCAGCATATATAAAAGTACCAGGTCTACCCCCATTTCTTTTCATAATGTTTATAGAAGGAGAAGAAAATAGTAAAAACAAGAAAATTTTTCCCTTTGTTAGCGAATTAATAGTAGAAAAACTTTATCTAAATAAGGAATATTTCTATTATTGGGATAATGAGAATTAA
- the menA gene encoding 2-carboxy-1,4-naphthoquinone phytyltransferase, translated as MSIVSTRKLTSRQRLWLAAIKVPVYSVSVIPIIVGSSAAFEKISTFDFRIFTTFLISSILIIAWINISNDYFDADTGIDKNKPHSIVNLINNKSLIFWLSNIFLILGIGGIVLISWLQKDLTVLFMVILCCILGYSYQGPPFRLGYKGLGEIISFITFGPIAVSASYYSQVQHFSIISLASGILIGISTSIILFCSHFHQVKDDFFAGKRSPIVFLGTKLGSIVLKVITVFLMFLVIFFPILKILPFWTFLSLLSFPVAHKLVQHVSQYHNQTSKVKNSKFIAIKFHFFSGILLSVGLILSKFI; from the coding sequence ATGAGTATAGTATCTACGAGAAAATTAACATCTAGGCAGAGATTATGGCTTGCTGCAATTAAAGTACCAGTATACAGTGTATCTGTTATTCCAATAATTGTAGGAAGTTCAGCTGCGTTTGAAAAAATATCAACATTTGACTTTAGAATTTTTACTACTTTTCTAATATCTTCCATTTTAATTATTGCTTGGATAAATATTAGTAATGATTATTTTGATGCTGATACAGGAATTGATAAAAACAAGCCTCATTCTATTGTTAATTTAATTAACAATAAATCTTTAATATTTTGGTTATCTAATATATTTTTGATTTTAGGTATTGGAGGAATTGTTTTAATTTCATGGCTGCAGAAGGATTTAACTGTATTATTTATGGTAATTCTTTGTTGTATTTTAGGATATAGTTATCAAGGTCCACCTTTTCGCTTAGGGTATAAGGGGCTGGGTGAAATAATATCTTTTATTACATTTGGCCCAATAGCTGTATCAGCATCTTATTATTCTCAAGTTCAACATTTCTCTATTATAAGTTTAGCATCTGGTATTTTAATAGGAATTAGTACATCTATTATTTTATTTTGCTCTCATTTCCATCAAGTAAAAGACGATTTTTTTGCAGGAAAGCGATCGCCAATAGTATTTCTTGGTACGAAATTAGGTTCTATAGTATTAAAAGTAATAACTGTGTTTTTGATGTTTCTAGTAATATTTTTCCCAATACTAAAAATATTGCCGTTCTGGACTTTTTTGAGCTTACTTAGTTTTCCTGTTGCTCATAAACTTGTACAGCATGTCTCACAGTACCATAATCAGACTAGTAAAGTTAAAAATAGTAAATTTATAGCTATTAAATTTCATTTTTTTAGTGGAATACTATTATCAGTAGGCTTAATTTTGTCAAAGTTCATATAA